One Helianthus annuus cultivar XRQ/B chromosome 12, HanXRQr2.0-SUNRISE, whole genome shotgun sequence genomic region harbors:
- the LOC110916460 gene encoding uncharacterized protein Mb2590-like: protein MSSKLHQILSIFLFLYTTLNSAVAVVDQECPYPCYPPPIGGGNSGGGGGGVGGNNPPKTTFPPPSPTGYYPSPSSIFPYNPPNPNYYGGGQPPPDPVVPWFPYYYKKPPHSTDQPSSTGSRQRSTVVIFSIDLLVLSLLLLVV, encoded by the coding sequence ATGTCCTCTAAACTCCACCAAATTCTCTCAATCTTCCTCTTTCTCTACACAACCCTAAATTCCGCAGTTGCGGTGGTGGATCAGGAGTGTCCATATCCATGCTACCCACCACCAATTGGCGGTGGTAATAGTGGAGGAGGCGGTGGTGGTGTCGGTGGAAACAATCCACCAAAAACCACCTTTCCACCGCCTTCTCCAACGGGGTATTACCCTTCGCCTTCTTCTATATTCCCATATAACCCTCCAAACCCTAACTACTACGGCGGGGGACAGCCACCGCCCGACCCTGTGGTTCCATGGTTCCCTTATTACTACAAGAAGCCGCCTCATAGCACTGATCAACCCTCATCAACAGGCAGCCGACAACGATCGACTGTTGTGATCTTTTCGATTGATCTTCTTGTTTTATCATTGTTGTTACTTGTTGTTTAA